Below is a window of Shewanella khirikhana DNA.
GGAGTCGCGATACTCTGATTCACTGCGACACAGTGCCAGCGTCGATTCGCGCACCATCTCAAAGCTTTCAGCTTCCTCCGCCGGCAACTCAGGGGCATGCATCAACAGCTGCAACAGCTTTTGCTCGCAGTGCCAGGATAAATAGTTGTCGGCGTGTTCAAACCAGGGCTTCCACTTGGGCTCGGTGGGCTCGCTGCGGCGGAATTTTTTCAAGATCCCCACCACCTGCTCGCCAAGCTCCGACAGCGCAGGAAAGAATTCCTCCGCCGTTTTCAGTTGCAGCAGCTCCTTGGTGTCATTCTCCATCGCCACCGCAAACTGATAGGCAAACAGGTTCAGATAGAGCCTGAACTCTTCCATAGTGCGCTTGTTGAGGCTGATAAAACGGCTTTGCACCAACGGCAGATGCAGGCCGTCGGAATAGTAAGCCCGCCGCCCCACAATGGCGCTGTGGAAGTATTCCTCTTCATCCAGGCTCTCGGGGCCAATGCCCATTTCTTTGGGCAGGGCAAAATAGAGATCCAACCGGCAGGCATCGCCCGTGCCGAGCTGATGGGAAAATTTAACCGAAAGCGCGTCTTCCTGTTTTAACTGAACGTTGGCCACAAGCCTCCCGAAGGGGTTGGAAAGAGAGAAAGCGGATTTAAAAAAGTGATTGAAGGCATAAGCTTAGCCTTCCCCTTCAGTGTGCCAAGACAGCGTTAATGGATCAACCGGCAACCACAGACAGTATTGCTCGGCTGAAACAGCACAATAGCGTAGTCGCGGGCAGTATCCAGCTCGAGGATTTCCAGCTCCAGCTCATGTAAGCCTTTGCCGGACAGATTCAGGCCGCTGACATAGGAAACATAGCTCATGTGCATGGGCACTGGCGAGCCGTCCTTGCCGGGCTTTTCTTCCTTGCTGTGGATGGCGATGTTGTAGCGGTTACCGGCGCCGGGGGAAGTATTGAGTTTCCCCTCCATGCTGATGCTGCCCGCCTGGGTGCCATCGAGGTTGAAGTAACGGTAATGCATCTGCGCCCGCTTGCCCTTGGTCACCAGATCCACCAGCAGGTACTGACGCGCCTTGCCGCCATCCCCCGGCTCATAGAGTTCTGATGAGCAATTCAGCAAGGTGGTTTCTGCGCCGCGGGTGAGCGAATAGATAGTACCGAGCGCCAGCATCAGCAGCAGTAAAATACTGAGGTTAATCCCCCAAATCCAGGGCCTAGTCACAGATGTCGACCTCCTTCAGCCACTCGGGGCTGATAAAGGCTCTGGGCTCACGACCATCGCTGACTTTAAGGTTTCTCACCACCGCCTGACCGAGATAATCGCCACGCATGGTGATATTGAGCACCCTTGAGTCGTGACTTAACGACACAAACACGTCGCGCCAGCGCGACTTGCGGCAATCACCAAGGGCACCGGCGATGATAGCGGCCTTATCCAGTAGCAGCGTATTGTTGCTGCGGGAATGGGCATAGAGCACCAATTTCACCAACTGGCCGTCGGCCTGAGTCAGGGTTTGCACTCGCAGCGGCGCGGTCGGCGCCAGCTCGCCGACCCGGTAGGCGTAGTAAATACTGGCGCTGATGGCAAGCAGCATCAGCAGGGCCAGCAGCCACACCGGCATTACACTGAAGCGGCGGCCAAGGCGAATTTGGCAGCTTTGGTGGGGGGCAGCCTGGGGCACAACCTGCTGGCGCAGCATATAGCCCTGGCCCTTCACGGTTTCAATCAACAGCTCGCTGCCGGGACCGATAAAGGAGCGGATCATAAATACCGCCCGGGCAACGGACGAGTCGCTCAAGTCGTCATGGGCTTCATCGCCGCGGCGTAAATCCGATTTGGAAACCACTTCGTCGGGATGACGCACCAACAACCTCAGCACCTGCAATTCGGCGCGGGGCAAATGCCATACGTCGCCGGAGGCGCTGTTGGTCAGCTCCCCCCTGGCGTCATCAAACCAGCATTCACCCAATTGCATTCCAAACCCTCAACAGTTGCACGGGGCAATTGTAACGGAACGGGCACAAATCAACTGTGATCTGGATTAAGGCGCGGTCTTTCTTTGCCTCGAAGGAGGTATCTTTGAAAATTGTGAATCCGCACAGGATGTTGAATCTGCTTCAGTCCAGCGTTGAAGCGTCATGAAGGTGGATGAATTCACATGAATATTACAAATAGCGCGATCTGACGCGATTATCGCCCTTATTTCCCTGTTGCCATAACGCATATCGTTCGAAAACGCCTATCCAAAAACCGTCGGTTCCGCCCCCGGGTTCAAGGGGGATAAATCACAGTCTTCGTTTTACTGGCCGCCATACTGGCTCCATGGCCACTTGGCCCTGGCATCACACTAAGAGGAATAACTATATGAAAATCGACAGACGACAGGCGCTCGGACAAATCATCGGCCTCGGCAGCGCAGCTGGCCTTGGTCTGGTCAGCACTTCGCTGATGGCCGCCACAGATGAAAACGGCAACTATCAGCTGGCGCTGGGTGAAAAGCTTAAGTATGTACCTCTGGACCCCATGGCCACCGCCAAACTGGCCTATGAAACCGGCGGCGGCTGTATGCATCAGGTATTCCACGCCACAGTAACCATGCTGGCCGCCTCGGCCAGTGTGGATGCAGACAAGTTCAAGAGCATTCCAACCGCACTGGCCGGATACGGTTTTGCCGGGGTGGTGGGACAAGGCACCCTCTGTGGCAACCTCAACGCCATCGGTATGCTGGTCAACCTGCTCGATGACATCAACGGCCAGAACGCCGCCGTGATTGGCGCCGCCTTCCGCTGGTATGAAAACACCATGCTGCCGCTGGAAACGCCTGAGTTTATTGCTGGTATTGGCTCCACCGCCGAGAAAACCGCCCTGGTTGGCAGCTCCTCCATCGCTAACAGCGTGCTGTGTCACTCCTCCATCAGTAACTGGTCCAAGGCATCCGGCAAAACCTTCAGTCAGAAAGGCGAGCGCTGTTACCGTCTGTCGGCCTCCATGGCCTACCATCTGGTTGAACTCCTTAACCGCGCCCACAAGGGTGAAGTTATTGCCGGTACCCCTGAAGCCAAGCCTTCCGATGAAGCCCAGCGCTGCCAGACCTGCCACGGCACCACAGAGACCATGGGCCCGGCCGCCAGCGTCAAGACAGACATGGAGTGCACCACCTGTCACACCGGCCACTTCAATTAAGGAGGCGCCATGAACGCAAAACTACTCTATCCCCTGCTGGGCACCTTATTGCTGGGCGCCTGTGGCAGCGATAACGACAGCCCGGACATTGAGCCACCAGAGCCACCGGTGGCCGACACTGTCCACATAGATGAAGCCGAGGCGCTGAGCCTGGAAGTGGTCAGCTTTGAGCCCTTAACCGGTGAAGTGGAGTTTGTGCTGAAAGATGGCGCCGGACTGGCGGTGACCGAAGCCAAACAGTACGAACTGATTTACTTTGGTCTGCCCGCCGAAGGCAAGGCCTCGAGGAATGCCAAGGCGTGGAAGCGCTGGCACGTGACCCAGAGCTTTGTGTGCGGCGACGTGCCCGCCGACTGTGAAGGGGTACTGACCGAAGGCAATACCAAAGGCCGTTATCTGTTCCAGGCTCAGGGGCTGGATTGGAGCCAGGACGCCCCCGACGGCACCCTGTCCCGTTATCGACTGGCCATCACCTTCCACGGCGCCAAGGCCAGCAGTGACATGCAATTTGTCGCAGAAGCACCCTAAGCTGCTACACGCGCCGTGATGCGACAACGGGGGTCGCTAGCCCATGGGCCCCTGCTTTTTTACCTCACAGCTCCACAGGGCGTTGCTGTCATCAAACCCCAGCAGCGCCCGCGTGCCACTCTGCTCCAGCATCTTAAAATTCACCGGCAGCGACTGACCACGCAGCAAGGGCTCGCGGCCAAGCAGCAGTACCTGCTGCAAATGCTCCGGCAATTGGGTTTGGGTAAAATCCATCAGCACCTGGCCCCTATCGAGGGACAACTGATAGCAGAGGTTTGCCGGAGCCCAATCCACCAGCTGACCGCTGAGCCGCACTGCACCAAGCTCGCGGCCGTCCCGCTCTATGCCGTACACAAGCTCGGCAAGACCCTCACGAATGCGCACATCCAGCAGCACTCGTTTAGCATCGCTTTGCCCGGCAACAAACATGCTGGAATCGCAGTGAAGCTCTATATCACTGCGCTGATGACTCAAAAGCTGCATCAGCATCAAGCCCAGCAGCGGCAGCGCCACCGCAACGCCCCACAGCAGGGCCCGGCTCCAGAATGGCGAATTAGTCACAGACACCGGCCTCCTTCAGCGCGTTCATATCAAGTGCCAGCATCGCCTCCTGGCTGCCAAGCAACTTAAGATTCCGGGGCGGTGCACCGGGCTGCTCCAGCACCAGATGCATCAGCTCACCCTGGGTCGCCACCGACACGGTAATCACCGACCAATCCGCCGGTTTGCAGCCTTCCAGCACGCTGGTAAGCTCGCCGATAAGCGCATGTGGTTCGCCAAATCTGCGCAGCTCAACCTGCTGCCCGTTGGCAACTGTCAGCCGCTCAAGCTTGCTGAAAGGCGGTGTGACCCGTGAAGGCATCGCCAGCAGCATCAGCGCCAGCGCCGCACCAATCAGTAGCATCAATCCAAGGAAAAGAGGTTTGGACATCTCCCCCAACGGGCGGCCAAACAGCGAACGCCCGGGCCGTGGACGTGCATGCAGAATAAAGCCCTGATCGCCTACTACTTCCAGCAGCCGGGGCCAGTCTTTGCCCATCAGCGCCCCCAGGCTTCGCATCTCACTGTCGAGTCGGGGCTCGGCCACGCCAACCCGTTTGAGGGCACTGAGCAAACTGGAGCGGGACACCACCCGGCCACGCTCGCTTCCCAGCATCAGCAGTAAGGCACCCTGAGCCGCCGATAACGCCAGCTCGCGTCCATCGGCAAAAGAGAGTGTCAAAGCTTGGGGAGAAAACCGCGCCGGGCCTATTTGCATACTGCCACCTTCCGTTAAAAGGGGCGGCAGTATAAAAGGGACCGGCAACCCGGCGTTGTGATCCAGGCTGCCTAAAGGGAAATATCATCCAAAAACGTGAACCCTGCCGGATTACCTTTGATTCAAATACTTACAAAGGTAACGCGGCATAAGGGCATGTGATCAGAAGGTGGCGGCGTTCAGCCACATATGCACCAGAATACTGGCGATATAGCCAAGGGCTATCACCGGGGTCCATTTGAGGTGGGTACCGAAGGTATAGATACCGCGGGCCTGCCCCATCAGCGCTACCCCGGCGGCACTGCCGATGGACAGCAAACTGCCCCCGACCCCGGCGGTCAGGGTCACCA
It encodes the following:
- a CDS encoding winged helix-turn-helix domain-containing protein, whose translation is MQLGECWFDDARGELTNSASGDVWHLPRAELQVLRLLVRHPDEVVSKSDLRRGDEAHDDLSDSSVARAVFMIRSFIGPGSELLIETVKGQGYMLRQQVVPQAAPHQSCQIRLGRRFSVMPVWLLALLMLLAISASIYYAYRVGELAPTAPLRVQTLTQADGQLVKLVLYAHSRSNNTLLLDKAAIIAGALGDCRKSRWRDVFVSLSHDSRVLNITMRGDYLGQAVVRNLKVSDGREPRAFISPEWLKEVDICD
- a CDS encoding C-GCAxxG-C-C family (seleno)protein; amino-acid sequence: MKIDRRQALGQIIGLGSAAGLGLVSTSLMAATDENGNYQLALGEKLKYVPLDPMATAKLAYETGGGCMHQVFHATVTMLAASASVDADKFKSIPTALAGYGFAGVVGQGTLCGNLNAIGMLVNLLDDINGQNAAVIGAAFRWYENTMLPLETPEFIAGIGSTAEKTALVGSSSIANSVLCHSSISNWSKASGKTFSQKGERCYRLSASMAYHLVELLNRAHKGEVIAGTPEAKPSDEAQRCQTCHGTTETMGPAASVKTDMECTTCHTGHFN
- a CDS encoding helix-turn-helix domain-containing protein; the protein is MQIGPARFSPQALTLSFADGRELALSAAQGALLLMLGSERGRVVSRSSLLSALKRVGVAEPRLDSEMRSLGALMGKDWPRLLEVVGDQGFILHARPRPGRSLFGRPLGEMSKPLFLGLMLLIGAALALMLLAMPSRVTPPFSKLERLTVANGQQVELRRFGEPHALIGELTSVLEGCKPADWSVITVSVATQGELMHLVLEQPGAPPRNLKLLGSQEAMLALDMNALKEAGVCD